Proteins co-encoded in one Malus domestica chromosome 09, GDT2T_hap1 genomic window:
- the LOC139187847 gene encoding uncharacterized protein gives MKKDVPFVWDEACHNAFESIKKYLSSPPILRAPVPGKPLILYIAPQESSVRALLAQENESQKEGVLYYLSRTLTDVALAWLALVFAIQKLRHYMHAYTIHLVAKADPYEIIYVPTKVVKGQALADFLADHPIPADWKISDDLPDEDVFYIDIFLTWTMFFDGSARADEVGAGVVFMSPQRQILPYSFQLSELCSNNVAEYQALIIALQMVINMEIIALEVYGDSKLIINQLLTEYEVRKDDLVPYFWLATQLLQRFKVVTLEHVLRKENQIADALAKLASSMTLGEDEAADVPVCQRWVIPLVTEMLPDDTNVISVLPVNVKEWKQPLIDYLENGKLPDDPRHHSEIRRRAPRFLDYKETLYRRSFKGVLLRCLGEEEANQALEETHSGVCRVHQSGPKLHFQLKRMGYYWPSKILRPKSAK, from the exons atgaagaaagatgttccatttgtatgggacgaagcatgccacaatgcttttgaaagcataaaaaagtatttgtcaAGTCCACCTATCTTGAGAGCACCTGTGCCtgggaaaccactcatattgtaTATCGCccctcaggaaagttcagtcaGAGCACTCTTGGCgcaagagaatgaatcccagaaagaaggaGTGCTTTACTACCTCAGCCGAACTCTCACCGACGTTGCCTTGGCTTGGCTTGCCTTGGTGTTcgccatccagaagctcaggcattacatgcatgcttacactatccacttggttgctaaagctgacccg TATGAGATAATCTAtgtcccaactaaagttgtcaAGGGGcaagcgctagcagactttCTTGCTGATCACCCAATCCcagctgattggaaaatctcagatgacttgcctgacgaggacGTGTTTTACATTGACATCTTCctgacatggacgatgttcttcgacggatctgcacgagcgGACGAAgtgggggcaggagtagtattcatgtcgccacaaaggcaaatactaccttattccttccaactaagcgaattatgctccaacaacgtcgctgagtaccaagcattgATCATCGCGCTCCAAATGgtgatcaacatggaaatcatagCTCTCGAggtatatggcgactccaagctcataatcaatcaactcttgactgaatatgaggtgaggaaagatgatcttgtCCCATACTTCTGGCTGGCAACTCAATTGCTACAAAGGTTTAAGGTTgtaacactagaacatgtgctaagaaaagaaaatcaaatagcAGACGCTCTTGCCAAACTAGCCTCgagcatgacattaggagaagacgaagctgcagacgtgccagtctgtcaaagatgggtgatccctCTCGTCACTGAAATGCTACCAGATGATACGaatgtcatctcagtacttccagtcAATGTTAAAGAGTGGAAACAACCGCTGATCGACTACTTAGAGAATGGAAAACTCCCAGATGATCCTAGACACCACTCTGAAATACGacgacgagcacctcgcttcctcgactacaaagaaacactttaCCGGCGCTCTTTCAAAGGAGTACTTTTGAGATGCCTaggcgaggaagaagccaatcaagccctGGAAGAAACACACTCAGGTGTATGCAGGGTGCATCAGTCTGGACCAAAGTTGCATTTCCAACTCAAAAggatgggttactactggccaagcaag attctaaggccAAAGTctgcaaaatga